The following proteins are co-located in the Myxococcus fulvus genome:
- a CDS encoding ATP-grasp domain-containing protein encodes MMFQGLQLLIPAKVDPERDAVARAWEGGGGTVLRLDRFWSPPDVEPARTRLYGNDTFCLVVAQKLGLTLVSPPDDLLLQAEAAWVKREVHGSTLERVASGSFPRFIKPLVPKVFRAAVWPGPAPLMEECRGLPPETPVLSSEVVVVRAEARAWMLEGRVLTCALYEGEGSVEDARAFLSSVATWEKLPRTCVLDAALIEGRGWVLLEANAAWGAGLNGCAASEAAQCLAYATQA; translated from the coding sequence ATGATGTTCCAGGGACTCCAGTTGTTGATTCCAGCCAAGGTCGACCCGGAGCGCGACGCCGTGGCGCGCGCCTGGGAAGGTGGGGGCGGCACGGTGCTGCGACTCGACCGCTTCTGGAGCCCGCCCGACGTCGAGCCCGCGCGGACCCGTCTGTATGGCAACGACACGTTCTGCCTCGTGGTCGCCCAGAAGCTGGGGCTCACCCTCGTCTCTCCGCCCGATGACCTGTTGCTCCAGGCGGAGGCGGCCTGGGTGAAGCGTGAGGTGCATGGCTCCACGCTGGAGCGTGTCGCCTCCGGTTCCTTTCCACGCTTCATCAAGCCGCTGGTCCCCAAGGTGTTCCGCGCGGCCGTGTGGCCCGGTCCCGCCCCCTTGATGGAAGAATGTCGGGGATTGCCGCCCGAGACACCGGTGCTGTCGTCCGAGGTCGTCGTCGTGAGAGCAGAGGCCCGCGCGTGGATGCTCGAGGGCCGCGTGCTCACGTGCGCACTGTACGAAGGCGAAGGCAGCGTCGAGGACGCTCGCGCATTCCTGAGCTCGGTCGCGACGTGGGAGAAGCTCCCGCGAACGTGTGTCCTCGACGCGGCGCTCATCGAGGGAAGAGGCTGGGTCCTCCTCGAAGCCAACGCCGCCTGGGGCGCCGGGCTCAACGGCTGCGCGGCGAGCGAGGCCGCGCAGTGCCTCGCCTACGCCACCCAGGCCTGA
- a CDS encoding LysM peptidoglycan-binding domain-containing protein: protein MSYRVQSGDNLSTLALRYGTTVDALQKANPQIKDVDLIYTGDTLNIPGAKDGFDSSPSRSGPNLTGGTTNQPANMTTGEGTKGPGGSPFDIARSHLNKNAGSLKLEGSGVGADMEDWVPNNVNCANFVSACLEQAGQISDAQHDNSVMGLQAKLDRDPNFKRVSLQDAKPGDVVSMKVGSGQHVVMFAGWENGKPMFIGSNNVNSDGSQRITISSMNYPIMSVHQYQG from the coding sequence ATGAGCTACCGCGTCCAGTCCGGCGACAACCTGTCCACGCTCGCCCTTCGCTACGGCACCACCGTGGACGCCCTGCAGAAGGCGAATCCCCAAATCAAGGACGTGGACCTCATCTACACGGGGGACACGCTCAACATCCCCGGCGCCAAGGACGGCTTCGACTCGTCGCCGTCGCGCTCGGGTCCGAACCTCACGGGCGGCACGACGAACCAGCCCGCCAACATGACGACGGGCGAGGGCACCAAGGGCCCCGGTGGCAGCCCGTTCGACATCGCGCGCTCGCACCTGAACAAGAACGCGGGCTCGCTGAAGCTCGAGGGCAGCGGAGTTGGCGCGGACATGGAGGACTGGGTCCCCAACAACGTCAACTGCGCCAACTTCGTCTCCGCGTGTCTGGAGCAGGCGGGCCAGATTTCCGACGCGCAGCACGACAACAGCGTGATGGGCCTGCAGGCCAAGCTGGACCGGGACCCGAACTTCAAGCGCGTGTCGCTCCAGGACGCCAAGCCCGGCGACGTGGTCTCCATGAAGGTGGGCAGCGGCCAGCACGTGGTGATGTTCGCGGGTTGGGAGAACGGCAAGCCGATGTTCATCGGCTCCAACAACGTCAACTCCGACGGCTCGCAGCGCATCACCATCAGCAGCATGAACTACCCCATCATGTCGGTGCACCAGTACCAGGGCTGA
- a CDS encoding cytochrome c oxidase assembly factor Coa1 family protein, with product MPSRRVDSPWQSWMVAAALVLGGLGCFATGVSWVSRSLFQDIEQTLRRDDVHRLALRTAEATPLATERLGTPLTSSFITLRSHDATDRRGGQVDFDLTVQGPKGRGVLEAQVVYTSETWTLRRLVLRPEGGDSVELPAGGSTPALPAD from the coding sequence ATGCCTTCGCGCCGCGTGGACAGCCCCTGGCAGAGCTGGATGGTGGCGGCCGCGCTCGTCCTGGGCGGGCTCGGCTGCTTCGCCACGGGGGTGTCCTGGGTGTCACGCTCGCTCTTCCAGGACATCGAACAGACGCTGCGCCGCGACGACGTGCACCGGCTCGCGCTGCGCACCGCGGAGGCCACCCCGCTCGCCACCGAGCGGCTGGGCACGCCCCTGACGAGCAGCTTCATCACCCTTCGCTCCCATGACGCCACCGACCGCCGGGGAGGCCAGGTGGACTTCGACCTCACCGTGCAGGGCCCCAAGGGGCGCGGCGTGCTGGAGGCCCAGGTGGTCTACACCTCGGAGACGTGGACGCTGCGCAGGCTGGTGCTGCGTCCGGAGGGAGGAGATTCCGTGGAGCTGCCAGCGGGAGGCAGCACGCCCGCCCTGCCAGCGGACTGA
- a CDS encoding eCIS core domain-containing protein: MSWVSGFPARLADAGWGLLTGALSAVRGLVLGLVVVLSGVARGLVALVLGRRREGWFQLRRGLVRVAQLPVDVVLMLAGRLVSAVQVLLGLEPVGRRLTGFEVALLRPVFGTSLDYAAVRVKEGPAGVLGIPGRAFVHGDTVFIPPRSGPPDAALLAHELTHVWQHQHGGTAYLSAALAAQFWGDGYDWRKGVRDGLRWEELNPEQQAQFIEDATVAGLVHPGNAELSERVRLNGWTQSALPVLDEALASLRTGRGAP, translated from the coding sequence GTGAGCTGGGTGTCTGGGTTTCCCGCCCGTCTGGCGGACGCGGGGTGGGGTCTGCTCACGGGTGCGTTGAGCGCCGTGCGCGGACTGGTGCTGGGTTTGGTGGTGGTGCTCTCGGGTGTGGCGCGAGGGTTGGTGGCGCTCGTCCTGGGGCGTCGGCGCGAGGGCTGGTTCCAGCTGCGACGGGGACTGGTGCGCGTGGCGCAGCTGCCGGTGGACGTGGTGCTGATGCTGGCCGGGCGGCTGGTCAGCGCGGTGCAGGTGCTGCTGGGCCTGGAGCCGGTGGGGCGTCGACTCACGGGCTTCGAGGTGGCGCTGCTGCGGCCCGTGTTCGGCACGAGCCTGGACTACGCGGCGGTGCGGGTGAAGGAGGGACCGGCGGGCGTGCTGGGGATTCCCGGGCGCGCCTTCGTGCATGGTGACACCGTGTTCATCCCGCCGAGGAGCGGGCCCCCGGACGCGGCGCTGCTGGCGCACGAGCTGACGCACGTGTGGCAACACCAGCATGGAGGCACGGCGTACTTGAGCGCCGCGCTCGCCGCGCAGTTCTGGGGAGACGGGTACGACTGGCGCAAGGGCGTGCGCGACGGGTTGCGCTGGGAGGAGCTCAATCCCGAGCAGCAGGCGCAGTTCATCGAGGATGCCACCGTGGCGGGCCTGGTCCATCCAGGCAACGCGGAGCTGTCCGAACGGGTCCGGTTGAATGGGTGGACCCAGTCCGCGCTGCCGGTGCTCGATGAGGCCCTCGCGAGTCTGCGCACAGGACGAGGCGCGCCGTAG
- the agmC gene encoding adventurous gliding motility protein AgmC, with amino-acid sequence MRLVSCLPMLLLWSSAALAEPDSFGLGDALNGALSVTTANTRINTAMPLALGSARGDRSLAVTSSAAPPVGGLVMVHQTMGFPASTPSGSTGQTSPGAVGRWEFARVSQVTIGSPTVLELSAPLVNPYTAPGAQVVTVPEYTRVTVSSSGSLVARPWDGSSGGIVAFLATGAVSLEGNISADGAGFRGGAAINNISRSGCAGNDLAPSQGGTFKGEGVVVQRYGTASGRGNLVNAGGGGICHNSGGGGGGHRGFGGTGGRSSSTLDISRDVGGLGGTLMEYSIVDAFLFGGGGGAGEGDNNVATGGGAGGGAVFFRSASLSGGGNITANGQAALSVTGEDGAGGGGAGGSVIVRTSGTLTCKVAVLGGRGGDVRGTTNQFGPGGGGAGGSVLLNGSSVSCDMGNSGGAAGVTSTVGAHGPTHGAGVGGGGDTTLYTYAYATPTQPSITSPTANETNVSERPRITGLADPGMRVVIYVDGVELAQVTAGASGNFSASVGDGQPPLSSGGHSVTAIADSLGAYSKPADLVAFNVSGPDAGAIPQPIIVVPEEGEVVGPTPYIAGVAPNASTVGLYVDDRKEVIVSADAFGRFRYQIPDDAPLGPGPHRVNAHGHGVNSQDYGPDSPNTVFEVVEDADGGTTSPDSGSQPDSGTPGPDAGSPGDGGSVFSGDTPVLVVPAEGEVVDPTPLFAGVARPGASVSLDVDGTRVATVTADSTGAFRHSVPNDGALAFGAHAVSAYMLNGESGTPGPRSEDTGFQVRGPTALDVGCGGCGASPVSAAGAWVLLVGGLTLLRRRRS; translated from the coding sequence ATGCGTCTCGTGTCCTGTCTCCCGATGCTGTTGCTGTGGTCCTCGGCCGCCCTGGCCGAGCCTGACTCGTTCGGTCTGGGCGACGCGCTCAACGGCGCGCTCAGCGTCACCACCGCCAATACCCGCATCAACACCGCGATGCCCCTGGCGCTCGGCTCGGCGCGCGGGGACAGGTCGCTCGCGGTGACGTCCTCCGCGGCGCCTCCGGTGGGGGGCCTGGTGATGGTGCACCAGACGATGGGCTTCCCGGCGAGCACCCCCTCGGGCAGCACCGGCCAGACGAGCCCCGGCGCCGTGGGTCGCTGGGAGTTCGCGCGCGTGTCCCAGGTGACGATTGGCAGTCCCACCGTGCTCGAGCTCTCCGCGCCGCTCGTGAACCCCTACACCGCGCCCGGCGCGCAGGTCGTCACGGTGCCCGAGTACACCCGCGTCACCGTGTCCTCCTCCGGCTCGCTCGTCGCGCGGCCCTGGGATGGGAGCTCCGGAGGCATCGTGGCCTTCCTCGCCACGGGCGCGGTGAGCCTCGAGGGCAACATCTCCGCCGACGGCGCGGGCTTTCGTGGCGGCGCCGCCATCAACAACATCTCGAGGTCCGGCTGCGCGGGAAACGACCTGGCTCCGTCCCAGGGCGGCACCTTCAAGGGCGAGGGCGTGGTGGTGCAGCGCTACGGCACGGCCTCCGGACGCGGCAACCTGGTGAACGCGGGCGGCGGCGGTATCTGCCACAACTCGGGCGGTGGCGGTGGCGGCCACCGGGGCTTCGGTGGAACGGGCGGACGCTCCTCCTCCACGCTCGACATCTCGCGTGACGTGGGCGGCCTGGGCGGCACGTTGATGGAGTACTCCATCGTCGACGCCTTCCTCTTCGGCGGAGGTGGCGGCGCGGGCGAGGGCGACAACAACGTGGCGACCGGAGGCGGCGCGGGCGGCGGCGCGGTGTTCTTCCGGAGCGCCTCCCTCTCCGGAGGTGGGAACATCACCGCCAACGGTCAGGCCGCGCTCTCGGTCACTGGCGAGGACGGTGCGGGCGGCGGCGGCGCGGGCGGCTCGGTCATCGTGAGGACCTCGGGCACGCTGACGTGCAAGGTCGCGGTGCTCGGCGGGCGCGGAGGCGATGTGCGCGGCACCACCAACCAGTTCGGACCGGGCGGTGGCGGTGCGGGCGGCTCCGTGTTGCTCAATGGCTCGTCGGTCTCGTGCGACATGGGGAACTCGGGAGGCGCCGCGGGGGTGACGTCCACGGTGGGGGCGCATGGCCCCACGCACGGCGCGGGGGTCGGCGGTGGAGGTGACACAACGCTGTACACGTATGCGTATGCCACGCCGACCCAGCCCAGCATCACCTCACCGACCGCCAACGAGACCAACGTCTCCGAGCGCCCCCGCATCACGGGCCTCGCGGACCCGGGAATGCGCGTCGTCATCTACGTGGATGGCGTGGAACTGGCCCAGGTGACCGCGGGCGCCAGTGGCAACTTCTCCGCCTCGGTGGGCGATGGGCAGCCGCCCCTGTCCTCGGGAGGCCACTCCGTCACGGCCATCGCCGACTCGCTGGGCGCGTACAGCAAGCCCGCGGACCTGGTGGCCTTCAATGTCTCGGGGCCGGATGCGGGCGCCATTCCACAGCCCATCATCGTCGTGCCCGAGGAGGGCGAAGTGGTGGGGCCCACCCCTTACATCGCGGGCGTGGCCCCCAACGCGAGCACGGTGGGCTTGTATGTGGATGACCGCAAGGAGGTCATCGTCTCCGCGGATGCGTTCGGTCGCTTCCGCTACCAGATTCCAGACGACGCGCCGCTCGGGCCGGGCCCCCACCGCGTCAACGCGCATGGGCATGGCGTGAACAGCCAGGACTACGGACCGGACTCTCCCAACACCGTCTTCGAGGTGGTGGAGGACGCGGACGGAGGGACGACCTCCCCTGATTCAGGCTCGCAACCCGACTCGGGAACGCCGGGGCCCGACGCGGGCTCGCCGGGAGATGGTGGCTCGGTGTTCTCGGGTGACACGCCGGTGCTGGTGGTTCCCGCGGAAGGTGAGGTTGTCGACCCGACGCCCTTGTTCGCGGGCGTGGCCCGGCCCGGTGCCTCCGTGTCGCTGGATGTGGACGGGACTCGCGTGGCCACCGTCACCGCCGACTCGACGGGCGCGTTCCGACACTCGGTGCCCAACGACGGCGCGCTGGCCTTTGGAGCGCATGCCGTGTCCGCGTACATGCTCAACGGCGAGTCGGGGACGCCTGGGCCCCGGTCCGAGGACACGGGGTTCCAGGTGCGCGGGCCCACGGCGCTGGACGTGGGCTGCGGCGGTTGCGGCGCATCGCCCGTGAGCGCGGCGGGTGCATGGGTGCTGCTCGTGGGCGGGTTGACGCTCCTGCGCCGTCGGCGCAGCTAG
- a CDS encoding LysR family transcriptional regulator: MIDNLECMIQLQRLEGFYRVARAEGYARAVRSFPYPITQPGIHQQVKRLESEVGVALFERVGKDRVVLTPEGRALYSHVAPFLEGLDAVVQSLRKGEVGGTLRIHASGHVLRHLLPAWLRRLQARRPDIEVVLHESKVPAVDILSAGDTDLVVDHLPEVPEDVEARVVGHTAPFLVLPSNHPQAKSRRVRLDLLRDDAFIAYSTDKYLRELQLAELARAGVRPRRLHAADSSETILGFVSAGLGYSLLASLLPGGPREAGVVARPLPGAPSGAIHAAWRRSSARSPLIQAALTLAPKP, encoded by the coding sequence GTGATTGATAACCTGGAGTGCATGATTCAGCTCCAGCGCCTCGAGGGCTTCTACCGCGTCGCCCGCGCCGAAGGCTACGCGCGAGCCGTCCGCTCATTCCCGTACCCCATCACCCAGCCCGGCATCCATCAGCAGGTCAAGCGACTGGAGTCCGAGGTGGGCGTGGCGCTCTTCGAGCGCGTGGGCAAGGACCGCGTGGTGCTCACTCCCGAGGGCCGCGCGCTGTACTCGCACGTCGCGCCGTTCCTGGAAGGGCTCGACGCCGTGGTGCAGTCGCTGCGCAAGGGCGAGGTGGGCGGCACGCTGCGCATCCACGCCTCCGGTCACGTCCTGCGCCACCTGCTGCCCGCGTGGCTGCGGCGACTGCAGGCCCGCCGCCCCGACATCGAGGTCGTCCTGCACGAGTCCAAGGTGCCCGCCGTGGACATCCTCTCCGCAGGCGACACGGACCTGGTGGTGGACCACCTCCCCGAGGTGCCCGAGGACGTGGAGGCCCGCGTCGTGGGCCACACCGCGCCCTTCCTGGTGCTGCCCTCGAATCACCCCCAGGCGAAGAGCCGGCGCGTGCGGCTGGACCTGCTCCGGGACGACGCCTTCATCGCGTACAGCACGGACAAGTACCTGCGGGAACTCCAACTGGCGGAGCTGGCGCGCGCGGGAGTCCGGCCCCGGCGGCTGCACGCGGCGGACTCGTCGGAGACCATCCTCGGCTTCGTGTCGGCGGGGCTGGGCTATTCGCTGCTCGCCTCGCTGCTCCCGGGAGGTCCTCGCGAAGCGGGCGTGGTGGCGCGGCCGTTGCCGGGCGCTCCGTCGGGCGCGATTCATGCCGCGTGGCGGCGCTCCTCCGCGCGCAGCCCGCTCATCCAGGCGGCGCTCACGCTCGCGCCGAAGCCTTGA
- a CDS encoding YiaA/YiaB family inner membrane protein — protein MSRSTPKVVVAHSSAWVIQTWLSFALSVGVTAIGIWHLPVDTWVKSFMAMGLLFSVGSAFSLSKTVRDQHEMEQLGARLDEARVAKMLSEHDPIAPPKL, from the coding sequence ATGTCCCGTTCCACGCCCAAGGTCGTCGTCGCGCACAGCTCCGCCTGGGTCATCCAGACCTGGCTGTCCTTCGCCCTCTCCGTGGGTGTCACCGCCATCGGCATCTGGCACCTGCCGGTGGACACGTGGGTGAAGTCCTTCATGGCCATGGGGTTGCTGTTCAGCGTGGGCTCCGCGTTCAGCTTGTCGAAGACGGTGCGCGACCAGCACGAGATGGAGCAGCTCGGCGCCCGCCTGGACGAGGCGCGGGTGGCGAAGATGCTCTCCGAGCACGACCCCATCGCGCCTCCGAAGCTGTAG
- a CDS encoding TIGR00266 family protein yields MAQMHEVDFHIYGDDLQFVEVELDPQEAAVAEAGTLMYMEDGIEMETIFGDGSEKKSGFLGSLLGAGKRLLTGESLFTTVFLNRGGGKRKVAFAAPYPGKIIPVNLGELGGELIAQKDSFLAAAKGVSLGIAFQKKLGTGLFGGEGFIMQRLQGDGLAFIHAGGTLRERTLGPGEVLRVDTGCIVAFQPTVDYDIQMVSGIKTAFFGGEGLFFATLRGPGKVWLQSLPFSRLAGRILSAARPGGARDEGSVLGNVGLGSLLGDD; encoded by the coding sequence ATGGCGCAGATGCACGAGGTCGACTTCCACATCTACGGCGATGACCTGCAGTTCGTCGAGGTGGAGTTGGACCCGCAGGAAGCGGCGGTGGCCGAGGCCGGCACCCTCATGTACATGGAGGACGGCATCGAGATGGAGACCATCTTCGGTGACGGCTCGGAGAAGAAGAGCGGCTTCCTGGGCTCGCTGCTCGGCGCGGGCAAGCGGCTGCTGACGGGCGAGTCGCTGTTCACCACCGTGTTCCTCAACCGGGGCGGCGGCAAGCGCAAGGTGGCCTTCGCGGCGCCCTACCCCGGGAAGATCATCCCGGTGAACCTGGGTGAGCTCGGCGGTGAGCTGATTGCACAGAAGGACAGCTTCCTCGCGGCGGCGAAGGGCGTGTCGCTGGGCATCGCGTTCCAGAAGAAGCTGGGCACGGGCCTGTTCGGCGGCGAGGGCTTCATCATGCAGCGGCTGCAGGGTGACGGCCTCGCGTTCATCCACGCGGGTGGCACGCTGCGCGAGCGCACGCTGGGCCCGGGCGAGGTGCTGCGCGTGGACACCGGCTGTATCGTCGCGTTCCAGCCGACGGTGGACTACGACATCCAGATGGTGAGCGGCATCAAGACGGCCTTCTTCGGCGGCGAGGGCCTGTTCTTCGCCACGCTGCGAGGCCCGGGCAAGGTGTGGCTCCAGTCGCTGCCCTTCAGCCGGCTCGCGGGCCGCATCCTCTCCGCCGCGCGCCCGGGTGGCGCACGTGACGAGGGCAGCGTGCTCGGCAACGTCGGCCTGGGCTCGCTGCTCGGCGACGACTGA
- a CDS encoding DUF4419 domain-containing protein translates to MTTFAVDAVEEARTPLDTVPLGTLVEETLWMAPGADTPVVDPEGIHPLLAAVHRAFAEHRPLALSPDVVWLTLAQGVAQHIRLNAGHLRDRLVRHEERRNLQVDVSAVPRTDADFRAILETFRGLLREALGPGLPRLMSCDFSTSTDIERMAGDVVLMDAMSPYFDFTLAIRCGIPRVTLLGTPEDWRAIRRRIDVIAELDLSWWTSSLIPIADELVRASEGQPDRQLWTELYKPAAAYGWDRMAGWVMRLFPYIGQSGRFDQRNPLLAQSHAEFLKSRDAALDDFDVPGVALHWVPAGLSCVPLRVHDEPMTWRETWSLEAGVLAVTVDADGALMPRAGVMVRSGGASVDQLIERLVAEHSVVRATQPSTYWGLAELNAFHDHLASATLFPGTRPWRVRPTSEHAEVHIPLDGDDFTPVRCVVDLPDGTVLALRSCSGRRPSCFVRLRADALEPMELPPGVTAAETVLLDCETLRTPLRSRQRASDIPVVGTSLTALLLQAMEQGGSTELPALGTLADQLEDWESPSARRPLSSL, encoded by the coding sequence GTGACGACCTTCGCAGTGGACGCCGTCGAGGAAGCAAGGACTCCGCTGGACACCGTTCCATTGGGGACGCTGGTGGAAGAGACGCTCTGGATGGCGCCTGGCGCGGACACCCCGGTGGTGGACCCCGAGGGCATCCACCCGCTGCTCGCCGCGGTGCATCGGGCCTTCGCCGAGCACCGGCCCCTCGCGCTCTCTCCCGACGTGGTGTGGCTCACGCTGGCGCAGGGCGTGGCCCAGCACATCCGGTTGAATGCCGGGCATCTCCGGGATCGACTCGTCCGTCACGAGGAGCGCCGGAACCTCCAGGTCGACGTGTCCGCGGTGCCTCGGACTGACGCGGACTTCCGCGCCATCCTCGAGACCTTCCGAGGGCTGCTCCGCGAGGCGCTGGGGCCGGGGCTCCCCCGCCTGATGTCCTGTGACTTCTCCACCAGCACCGACATCGAGCGCATGGCCGGCGATGTGGTCCTGATGGATGCGATGTCGCCGTACTTCGACTTCACGTTGGCCATCCGGTGCGGCATCCCCCGGGTCACCCTGCTGGGCACGCCCGAGGACTGGCGGGCCATCCGTCGCCGCATCGACGTCATCGCCGAGCTGGACCTGTCCTGGTGGACGTCCTCGCTCATCCCCATCGCGGACGAGCTGGTGCGCGCCTCGGAGGGGCAGCCGGACCGTCAGCTCTGGACGGAGCTCTACAAGCCCGCGGCCGCGTATGGCTGGGACCGCATGGCGGGCTGGGTGATGCGGCTGTTCCCCTACATCGGCCAGTCCGGACGCTTCGACCAGCGAAACCCCCTGCTCGCGCAGTCCCACGCGGAGTTCTTGAAGTCGCGGGACGCGGCCCTGGACGACTTCGATGTGCCGGGCGTCGCGCTGCACTGGGTCCCCGCGGGCTTGTCGTGTGTGCCATTGCGCGTCCACGACGAGCCGATGACCTGGCGGGAGACGTGGTCCCTGGAGGCGGGCGTGCTCGCGGTGACGGTGGATGCCGACGGGGCCCTCATGCCGCGCGCGGGCGTCATGGTCCGCTCGGGAGGCGCCTCGGTGGACCAGCTCATCGAGCGGCTCGTCGCGGAGCACTCCGTCGTCCGAGCCACCCAGCCGAGCACGTACTGGGGCCTCGCGGAGCTCAACGCGTTCCATGACCACCTGGCCAGCGCCACGCTCTTCCCGGGGACACGGCCCTGGCGCGTACGGCCCACCTCCGAGCATGCCGAGGTCCACATCCCCCTCGATGGCGACGACTTCACGCCGGTGCGCTGCGTGGTGGACCTGCCGGACGGGACGGTGCTCGCTTTGCGCTCTTGCAGTGGCCGGCGTCCCTCCTGCTTCGTTCGGCTGCGCGCGGATGCGCTCGAGCCGATGGAGTTGCCGCCCGGCGTGACGGCCGCCGAGACGGTGCTGCTGGACTGCGAGACGCTGCGCACCCCACTGCGCTCCCGCCAGCGGGCCTCGGACATCCCCGTCGTGGGGACCTCGCTCACGGCGCTGCTCCTCCAGGCGATGGAGCAGGGCGGCTCCACCGAGCTGCCTGCCTTGGGCACCCTGGCTGATCAGCTGGAGGACTGGGAGAGCCCTTCCGCCCGAAGGCCACTGTCGTCTCTCTGA
- a CDS encoding metallophosphoesterase, with protein sequence MSLGGILALMGGLHAYLAVRLFVSPAWPSPWGVLGGVLMALLFVSIPAGLFAGRGESSTAQRVLQWTSFLWLGSFGILLSAVVVADLVGAVLGWTGVVPDALVLARGKALVVGAVTMPAVLYAFVTARGRATVERVTVPMTGLGPGLDGLRVVQISDVHVGPTLDGRWLRRVVEQVNALKPDIIAVTGDLVDGHVEALREEVRPLAELRASLGVFYVTGNHEYYHGGPAWEAEVARLGLTVLRNSHRVVERDGARLVVAGVTDHDAGHIIPAHASRPSAALANAPEGVPVVLLAHQPRSALHVARDGVRVDLQLSGHTHGGQVFPFMFFIKLQQPVVRGLATVAGVRVYTHRGTGYWGPPLRLGPSPEIAELTLVPATA encoded by the coding sequence ATGTCCCTGGGCGGCATCCTCGCGCTGATGGGCGGGCTGCACGCGTACCTGGCGGTGCGGCTGTTCGTGAGCCCGGCGTGGCCCTCGCCCTGGGGTGTGCTGGGCGGGGTGCTGATGGCGCTGCTCTTCGTGTCGATTCCGGCCGGCCTGTTCGCGGGGCGGGGTGAGTCCTCGACGGCCCAGCGCGTGTTGCAGTGGACGTCGTTCCTGTGGCTGGGGAGCTTCGGCATCCTGCTCAGCGCCGTGGTGGTGGCGGACCTCGTGGGCGCGGTGCTGGGGTGGACGGGCGTGGTGCCGGACGCGCTGGTGCTCGCGCGAGGCAAGGCGCTGGTGGTGGGCGCGGTGACGATGCCCGCGGTGCTCTATGCGTTCGTGACGGCGCGGGGGCGCGCGACGGTGGAGCGCGTGACGGTGCCCATGACGGGGCTCGGGCCGGGGCTCGATGGCCTGCGGGTGGTGCAGATTTCGGATGTCCACGTGGGCCCCACGCTGGATGGCCGGTGGCTGCGGCGCGTGGTGGAGCAGGTGAACGCGCTGAAGCCCGACATCATCGCGGTGACGGGGGACCTGGTCGACGGACACGTGGAGGCGCTGCGCGAGGAGGTGCGCCCCCTGGCGGAGCTGCGCGCGTCGCTCGGCGTGTTCTACGTGACGGGCAATCACGAGTACTACCACGGTGGTCCCGCCTGGGAGGCGGAGGTGGCGCGGCTGGGGCTCACCGTGCTGCGCAACTCGCATCGGGTGGTGGAGCGTGATGGCGCGCGGCTGGTCGTCGCGGGCGTGACGGACCATGATGCGGGACACATCATTCCCGCGCATGCGAGTCGTCCCTCGGCCGCGCTCGCGAACGCTCCCGAGGGCGTGCCGGTGGTGTTGCTGGCGCATCAGCCCCGCTCGGCGCTGCACGTGGCGCGCGATGGCGTGCGCGTGGACCTGCAGCTGTCCGGACATACGCATGGCGGGCAGGTGTTCCCGTTCATGTTCTTCATCAAGCTGCAGCAGCCCGTGGTGCGAGGGCTCGCGACCGTCGCCGGCGTGCGTGTGTACACCCACCGGGGCACGGGGTACTGGGGCCCGCCGCTGCGCCTGGGGCCGTCGCCCGAAATCGCCGAGCTGACGCTGGTGCCGGCCACGGCGTGA
- a CDS encoding SIR2 family NAD-dependent protein deacylase yields MTSSGFEALLEAVRGPASVNVLVITGAGISLASGIPTFRGTDPGAVWSNEVMEKGTHAFFQRAPHESWKMYLQRFELARAAKPNAAHRALVAWEAWQEAQGRGFAVVTQNVDSLHEDAGSRQLVKVHGSLRLARCSAQGCELGAPRGTVPMASVDFSAFHASPSPETVPRCPRCDSRLRPHVLWFDENYTEHDTYEIERTLILARQSRVIVFVGTSFSVGVTELVYRRGRKLDARMFSIDPSNASLDRGIEPVTARAEEALPELVRVLQS; encoded by the coding sequence ATGACGTCTTCGGGATTCGAGGCGCTCCTCGAGGCCGTGCGCGGACCGGCCTCGGTGAATGTCCTGGTCATCACGGGCGCGGGCATCAGTCTGGCCAGTGGCATTCCGACGTTCCGGGGCACGGACCCGGGCGCGGTCTGGTCCAACGAGGTGATGGAGAAGGGGACGCACGCGTTCTTCCAGCGCGCGCCGCACGAGTCCTGGAAGATGTACCTCCAGCGCTTCGAGCTGGCGCGGGCCGCGAAGCCGAACGCCGCGCACCGGGCGCTCGTGGCGTGGGAGGCGTGGCAGGAGGCTCAGGGACGCGGCTTCGCCGTCGTCACACAGAACGTGGACTCGCTGCACGAGGACGCCGGGAGCCGGCAGCTCGTGAAGGTGCACGGGAGTCTGCGATTGGCGCGCTGCTCGGCCCAGGGTTGTGAGCTGGGCGCGCCTCGCGGCACGGTGCCGATGGCGTCGGTGGACTTCTCGGCGTTCCACGCGAGCCCGAGCCCGGAGACGGTGCCGCGCTGCCCTCGCTGCGACAGCCGCCTGCGACCCCACGTGCTCTGGTTCGATGAGAACTACACGGAGCACGACACCTACGAAATCGAGCGGACGCTCATCCTGGCGCGACAGAGCCGCGTGATTGTCTTCGTCGGGACGTCCTTCTCCGTGGGCGTGACGGAGCTCGTCTACCGGCGAGGCCGGAAGCTGGATGCGCGGATGTTCAGCATCGACCCCTCGAACGCGTCGCTGGACCGGGGCATCGAGCCGGTGACGGCCCGCGCCGAGGAGGCCCTGCCCGAGCTGGTCCGCGTGCTCCAGTCCTGA